A single genomic interval of Schistocerca americana isolate TAMUIC-IGC-003095 chromosome 2, iqSchAmer2.1, whole genome shotgun sequence harbors:
- the LOC124595474 gene encoding uncharacterized protein LOC124595474 has product MKTIFILFAVLGITAAKAVPAPRISVHTRNLQDDLNDFLALIPVDDIVAIVTDHLANDPEVQAAVQYILSDDFKSIVLAIDALPEYIDFLNYLQESGLDVYKYVNALHDFLGLPQLTPPSKLRHTRSIRSMVDEILAILPLDELRALFDEKLETSPDFKELYDRIRSPEFQSIVETLNSLPEYQELLQKLRDAGIDVDAFIDLIRGLFGLPTSSSNKIRLHVSAKKANRNLQDDLNDFLALIPVDEIVAIVLDHLANDPEVQAAVQYILSDDFKSIVLAIDALPEYIDFLNYLQESGLDVYKYVNALHDFLGLPQLTPPSKLRHTRSIRSMVDEILAILPLDELRALFDEKLETSPDFKELYDRIRSPEFQSIVETLNSLPEYQELLQKLRDAGIDVDAFIDLIRGLFGLPTSSSNKIRLHVSAKKANRNLQDDLNDFLALIPVDEIVAIVLDHLANDPEVQAAVQYILSDDFKSIVLAIDALPEYIDFLNYLQESGLDVYKYVNALHDFLGLPQLTPPSKLRHTRSIRSMVDEILAILPLDELRALFDEKLETSPDFKELYDRIRSPEFQSIVETLNSLPEYQELLQKLRDAGIDVDAFIDLIRGLFGLPTSSSNKIRLHVSAKKANRNLQDDLNDFLALIPVDEIVAIVLDHLANDPEVQAAVQYILSDDFKSIVLAIDALPEYIDFLNYLQESGLDVYKYVNALHDFLGLPQLTPPSKLRHTRSIRSMVDEILAILPLDELRALFDEKLETSPDFKELYDRIRSSEFQSIVETLNSLPEYQELLQKLRDAGIDVDAFIDLIRGLFGLPTKKF; this is encoded by the exons ATGAAGACGATCTTCATCCTTTTCGCTGTCCTCGGGATAACAGCAG CAAAGGCTGTTCCTGCCCCTCGTATTAGCGTACACACACGCAACCTCCAGGATGACCTCAATGACTTCCTCGCCCTCATCCCCGTCGATGACATTGTCGCTATCGTCACGGATCACTTGGCCAACGACCCCGAGGTGCAGGCTGCTGTTCAGTACATACTCTCTGATGACTTCAAGAGCATTGTCCTGGCCATCGACGCTCTACCAGAATACATtgat TTCCTCAACTACCTGCAAGAGTCCGGCCTCGATGTCTACAAATATGTGAACGCTCTACACGACTTCCTGGGACTGCCCCAGCTTACCCCTCCATCCAAGCTGAGACACACCAGGAGCATCCGTTCCATGGTCGACGAGATTCTCGCCATCTTGCCACTGGACGAACTCCGGGCTCTGTTCGACGAGAAGCTGGAAACCAGCCCCGACTTCAAGGAGCTCTACGACAGGATCAGGTCTCCCGAATTCCAG TCGATCGTGGAAACTCTGAACTCGCTGCCAGAGTACCAGGAGCTACTTCAGAAACTGAGGGACGCTGGCATCGACGTCGACGCATTCATTGACCTGATTCGCGGTCTTTTCGGCCTGCCAACAA GCTCCAGCAACAAGATTCGACTTCATGTATCTGCCAAGAAGGCCAACCGCAACCTCCAGGATGACCTCAACGACTTCCTCGCTCTGATCCCCGTCGACGAAATTGTCGCTATCGTGCTCGACCACTTGGCCAACGACCCTGAGGTGCAGGCTGCTGTTCAGTACATACTCTCTGATGACTTCAAGAGCATTGTCCTGGCCATCGACGCTCTACCAGAATACATtgat TTCCTCAACTACCTGCAAGAGTCCGGCCTCGATGTCTACAAATATGTGAACGCTCTACACGACTTCCTGGGACTGCCCCAGCTTACCCCTCCATCCAAGCTGAGACACACCAGGAGCATCCGTTCCATGGTCGACGAGATTCTCGCCATCTTGCCACTGGACGAACTCCGGGCTCTGTTCGACGAGAAGCTGGAAACCAGCCCCGACTTCAAGGAGCTCTACGACAGGATCAGGTCTCCCGAATTCCAG TCGATCGTGGAAACTCTGAACTCGCTGCCAGAGTACCAGGAGCTACTTCAGAAACTGAGGGACGCTGGCATCGACGTCGACGCATTCATTGACCTGATTCGCGGTCTTTTCGGCCTGCCAACAA GCTCCAGCAACAAGATTCGACTTCATGTATCTGCCAAGAAGGCCAACCGCAACCTCCAGGATGACCTCAACGACTTCCTCGCTCTGATCCCCGTCGACGAAATTGTCGCTATCGTGCTCGACCACTTGGCCAACGACCCTGAGGTGCAGGCTGCTGTTCAGTACATACTCTCTGATGACTTCAAGAGCATTGTCCTGGCCATCGACGCTCTACCAGAATACATtgat TTCCTCAACTACCTGCAAGAGTCCGGCCTCGATGTCTACAAATATGTGAACGCTCTACACGACTTCCTGGGACTGCCCCAGCTTACCCCTCCATCCAAGCTGAGACACACCAGGAGCATCCGTTCCATGGTCGACGAGATTCTCGCCATCTTGCCACTGGACGAACTCCGGGCTCTGTTCGACGAGAAGCTGGAAACCAGCCCCGACTTCAAGGAGCTCTACGACAGGATCAGGTCTCCCGAATTCCAG TCGATCGTGGAAACTCTGAACTCGCTGCCAGAGTACCAGGAGCTACTTCAGAAACTGAGGGACGCTGGCATCGACGTCGACGCATTCATTGACCTGATTCGCGGTCTTTTCGGCCTGCCAACAA GCTCCAGCAACAAGATTCGACTTCATGTATCTGCCAAGAAGGCCAACCGCAACCTCCAGGATGACCTCAACGACTTCCTCGCCCTGATCCCCGTCGACGAAATTGTCGCTATCGTGCTCGACCACTTGGCCAACGACCCTGAGGTGCAGGCTGCTGTTCAGTACATACTCTCTGATGACTTCAAGAGCATTGTCCTGGCCATCGACGCTCTACCAGAATACATtgat TTCCTCAACTACCTGCAAGAGTCCGGCCTCGATGTCTACAAATACGTGAACGCTCTACACGACTTCCTGGGACTGCCCCAGCTTACCCCTCCATCCAAGCTGAGACACACCAGGAGCATCCGTTCCATGGTCGACGAGATTCTCGCCATCTTGCCACTGGACGAACTCCGGGCTCTGTTCGACGAGAAGCTGGAAACCAGCCCCGACTTCAAGGAGCTCTACGACAGGATCAGGTCTTCCGAATTCCAG TCGATCGTGGAAACTCTGAACTCGCTGCCAGAGTACCAGGAGCTGCTTCAGAAACTGAGGGACGCTGGCATCGACGTCGACGCATTCATTGACCTGATTCGCGGTCTTTTCGGCCTGCCTACGAAGAAATTTTAA